One segment of Terriglobia bacterium DNA contains the following:
- the wecB gene encoding UDP-N-acetylglucosamine 2-epimerase (non-hydrolyzing) has protein sequence MRKFLSIIGVRPQFVKAAMVCAAVERFNQTAPPQDRIQHLLLNTGQHYDFEMAEVFFQQLPLPAPDFDLGVGSGSHGAQTAAMLQGIEEILVQEKPDFVIVYGDTNSTLAGALAAVKLHIPVAHVESGLRSFNRLMPEEINRLVADHVSDVLLCPTYAAVEQLAREGVVSNVHFCGDVMLDAVREFAPLAAQQSQALDTLGLTPRQFILVTIHRAENTDSLPRMEELADTLCRLDRPTVFAMHPRLRAKLDCEPEYRDLKKRLFSAQHLRILAPLPYLDMLQLEANAQLVMTDSGGVQKEAYFLGTPCLTLRDETEWTETLQSGWNRVVGTSPEKILPLVQSLWSNNGASPESRPALQAFGDGAASDRIIEILQETCSTRSNSLQHA, from the coding sequence ATGAGAAAGTTTCTGTCCATCATCGGAGTGCGGCCGCAGTTCGTTAAAGCGGCCATGGTGTGCGCAGCGGTAGAGCGGTTCAACCAGACCGCTCCGCCGCAAGACCGCATCCAGCACCTGTTGCTGAACACCGGGCAACACTACGACTTTGAGATGGCGGAAGTCTTCTTCCAACAGCTTCCCCTCCCGGCTCCTGATTTTGACCTGGGCGTTGGATCAGGCAGCCACGGCGCGCAGACCGCCGCCATGCTGCAAGGGATTGAAGAAATTCTGGTGCAAGAGAAGCCGGACTTCGTGATCGTATACGGCGACACCAACTCTACGCTGGCGGGCGCTCTGGCCGCGGTCAAGCTCCATATTCCGGTGGCCCACGTGGAATCCGGCCTGCGCAGCTTCAATCGTCTGATGCCGGAAGAAATCAACCGGCTGGTCGCCGACCATGTCTCTGACGTGCTGCTCTGCCCCACCTATGCCGCGGTGGAACAGCTGGCGCGCGAAGGCGTTGTCAGCAACGTTCATTTCTGCGGCGACGTAATGCTCGACGCGGTACGCGAGTTTGCGCCGCTGGCCGCGCAACAATCGCAGGCGCTGGATACTTTGGGCCTGACGCCCCGGCAATTCATTCTGGTGACGATTCATCGCGCCGAAAACACCGATTCTCTACCGCGGATGGAAGAATTGGCGGACACGCTTTGCCGCCTGGACCGGCCGACCGTGTTCGCCATGCATCCGCGGCTGCGGGCCAAGCTGGACTGCGAGCCGGAATATCGCGACTTGAAGAAGCGGCTGTTCTCCGCCCAGCACCTGCGCATCCTCGCTCCGCTCCCTTATCTCGACATGTTGCAGCTGGAAGCCAACGCGCAACTGGTCATGACCGATTCCGGTGGCGTGCAGAAAGAAGCCTACTTCCTGGGCACGCCCTGCCTGACGCTGCGCGACGAAACGGAATGGACGGAGACGTTGCAATCGGGCTGGAACCGTGTGGTGGGCACTTCGCCGGAGAAGATCCTTCCGCTGGTGCAGAGCTTGTGGTCGAACAACGGCGCCAGCCCTGAATCCCGGCCGGCGCTGCAGGCTTTTGGCGATGGCGCCGCGTCTGACCGCATCATTGAAATTCTGCAGGAGACCTGCAGCACTCGAAGTAATTCCCTACAACATGCGTGA
- a CDS encoding SDR family NAD(P)-dependent oxidoreductase produces MDPKTVLVTGAAGFLGSHLCDALLSRGHRVIGVDDLSHGKRENLSEAELNPRFSFHVLDITDAARLHAVAQGVELIAHLAAFKIPRYGGRLQTLLVNSEGSLNVLRLAAEQKAKFLFTSTSDVYGKNPDVPFSETSASVIGASTVPRWAYAVSKLFDEHLAFAFMEEYGIPVTALRIFGSYGPRHHLSWWGGPQSVFIDAILRNEVIPIHGDGLQTRSFTFVSDTVGGILAALESDAANNQIINIGSTHEITIVDLAKTIHRLADMPEPLRLEFIPYQQISSGREYEDVRRRVPNPAKAQQLLGFTAKVSLEEGLLRTIEWQKTVRGVSSRVVVGA; encoded by the coding sequence ATGGACCCAAAGACTGTACTGGTAACCGGCGCCGCTGGATTTCTCGGCTCACATCTGTGCGATGCTCTGCTATCCCGCGGGCATCGCGTCATCGGCGTGGATGATCTTTCCCACGGAAAACGGGAGAACCTTAGCGAAGCCGAGCTCAATCCGCGGTTCAGCTTTCACGTGCTGGACATTACCGACGCTGCCAGGTTGCACGCCGTGGCCCAAGGCGTTGAGTTGATCGCCCACCTGGCCGCATTCAAGATTCCCCGCTACGGCGGGCGGCTGCAAACCCTGCTGGTGAATTCCGAAGGCAGCTTGAACGTTCTCCGCCTGGCGGCGGAGCAGAAGGCCAAGTTCCTTTTCACGTCAACTTCCGACGTGTATGGCAAAAACCCTGACGTGCCCTTCAGCGAAACCAGCGCCAGCGTGATCGGCGCCTCCACCGTGCCGCGCTGGGCTTACGCTGTATCCAAACTTTTTGACGAGCACCTGGCTTTTGCCTTCATGGAAGAGTACGGAATCCCGGTGACCGCGCTGAGGATCTTTGGCTCCTACGGTCCTCGCCATCACCTGAGCTGGTGGGGCGGGCCGCAGTCGGTGTTCATTGACGCCATCCTGCGCAATGAGGTCATCCCGATTCACGGCGACGGCCTGCAGACCCGGAGTTTTACCTTCGTTTCGGACACCGTCGGCGGAATTCTGGCGGCGCTGGAAAGCGATGCCGCAAACAACCAGATCATCAATATCGGCAGCACGCATGAGATCACCATTGTGGACCTGGCAAAAACCATCCACCGGCTGGCGGACATGCCGGAGCCGCTGCGGCTGGAATTTATTCCCTACCAGCAGATCAGCAGCGGACGCGAGTATGAAGACGTTCGCCGCCGCGTGCCCAATCCGGCAAAAGCCCAGCAGTTGCTTGGCTTCACCGCCAAGGTTTCGCTCGAAGAAGGCTTGCTTCGCACCATTGAGTGGCAAAAGACCGTGCGCGGCGTCTCCAGCCGCGTGGTAGTGGGGGCGTAA